The stretch of DNA CTCGCGAGGATCAATATCGCCGATGTTGTCGAGGATTTCTCGAAGACCGTGGTGGCCAGGCTCACCAAAGTAGAACTTCTTCAACCACTGTGATCCGGTTCCTTCGCCGCCGGCGATCTTGTCGAGGTCCTCTTCCATTTCTGCCGTGAAGGCATAGTCCACAAGATCCGTGTAGTGCTCTTGCATCAGTCGCACGATGGAGAAGGCAACCCAAGCAGGAACAAATGCGGAGCCCTTCGGAGTGACATAACCACGGTCAACAATCAGCCCCAAGATAGATGCATAGGTGGAAGGTCGACCAATACCCAGCTCTTCCAGCTTCTTGACCAAGGTTGCTTCGGTGTAGCGGGGAGGCGGGGTTGTGTCGTGGCCTTTGGCTTCGACCTCCGCGAGGATGAGCTTTTGCCCCTCGGTCATCACCGGAAGCTTTGCTTCTGCTTGAGCATCTTGAGCGTTGCGTTCTTCGTCAGTGCTTTCCTCATACGCATTGAGGAAGCCACGGAAGGTAATGACGGTTCCGCTGGCGGTGAATTCAACACTCTCGCCAGAGGCGGGCGTTGCTTTCACGGTCACAGTTGCAGTCTGCCCCTTAGCATCTGCCATTTGAGATGCCACGGTACGCTTCCAAATCAGGTCGTAGAGCTTCCACTCGTTACCGCGCAAAACGTTTTCAAGCTCTGCCGGGGTTTTGAAGGTTTCACCGGCAGGACGAATCGCTTCGTGTGCTTCTTGAGCGTTCTTGCTTTTACCTGAGTACTGGCGGGGAGCATCTGCTACCTGATCAGCCCCATAGAGGGTGGTGGCTTGGGTACGAGCAGCTGCAATAGCTTGCCCAGATAGTGAAGGAGAATCGGTACGCATGTAGGTGATGTACCCGTTCTCATACAACCCCTGAGCAATGCTCATCGTCTGCTTTGATGAGAACTTCAGTTTGCGCGAGGCTTCCTGCTGCAGCGTCGACGTGGTAAACGGCGCTGAAGGGCGACGCGTGTACGGCTTAGTTTCCAGTCCAGCGACTGTGATTTCCGTGGTGGACTCTCGCAATGCAGCAGCGAGTGCAACTGCAGCTTCTTCACTCAACAGGGAAGCCTTGGTGGTCAGCTCACCGTTGTCATTGAAGTCCTTACCCGAAGCAATTGTGTTTCCACCAATGCGCACAAGTTTGGCTTCAAATTGCGTGCTTGCCTCGGTTGTTGTTCCCAAGGTTGCCAGAAGGTCCCAGTAATTGGCTGAGGTGAACGCCATGCGTTCACGTTCACGGTCAACAACTAGACGCAATGCAACTGTTTGGACTCGACCAGCTGAAGTTCCGGGCCCTACTCGGCGGCGCATCACATCGGACATTTCCCAGCCGTAGAGACGGTCCAGGATTCGACGTGTTTCTTGGGCATCTACGAGCGCTGTGTCGAGCTCTCTAGTGTTTTCTTGAGCCGCCTGAATGGCTTCCTTGGTGATTTCGTGGAACACCATCCGGTGCACAGGAACTTTAGGCTTGAGAACTTCGAGAAGGTGCCACGAGATGGCTTCACCCTCACGGTCTTCATCGGTTGCCAGATATAACTCATCAGCGCTCTTGAGTGCCTTCTTGAGCTCAGCAACAGTCTTCTTACTGTTTTCACTCACGACGTAGTAGGGCTGGAATCCATCTTCCACGTTGACAGCAAACTTACCGAAGGGTCCTTTTTTCATGTCTGCAGGAAGCTCGCTGGGCTTGGGTAGGTCACGGATGTGGCCGACGGATGCGAGCACTTCGTAGTCGTCGCCAAGGTACTTGCCAATGGTCTTGGCTTTTGCTGGTGACTCTACGATGACGAGCTTTTTGGTGCTAGACAAACATTCCTCCGAAAATATGGCGTTCCAAAAGGTCAAGATACACGGCAAATCGGGTTCGTCAATCATCGAAGCATATTTTTAGGTCCTGCTTTTGCTCGAGTTTCGATCAAAAACCCCAACACGGTGACCTTCATGGTCACTCGTGCACTGAGGTTATCGACACTGCAGGTTTCAAAATTGAGTTGATGCTTCTGGGCCAGTCTTTCCGCACGATCACAGGGATATCCCGGGATGCGTCCGGAGGCAGCATCTGCTGCTTCTAATGCCGCCTGGTCGGTAACCGCCTGTGCTCTTTCGTACATAACGAGGGCACTTCCGCATACAAATAAAAAACTTGTCACCGAAATCACTCCACTGACCAAAATGAGGGTTGCAGAACTGCTCGAGCCACGATCAGTGCGCATCAAGAACACACTCTCGAACACGGATCTGGGGAACGATCCATTCCAGTGGACCTGGCCCAATGTTTTGTTGCAGCGTGACACAAATCACATCGCTTTCCGCACTTTGACGAAAAAGTGCTTTGCTATTTGCGCTATGTAGTGCTCGCGACACGAGAGCCCCGTCAACACCGCGAGCGAGTTCTTGTGCTGCTTGACGAGCTAACGAAGCATTACTGAGCTGAGTGCCCAAAGCCGCGATTGCCTGTAGGCAGATTCCTAGTATCAATATGATGACCGGGAGCACCATGGCTAATTCCGCGGTGACGCTACCCTCCGAACGTGAGTGCACGTCGAACCATGTCAGTCAATATTGCTTTGACTTCATCCCCGCGAAGGATGGCCACAAGTAAACCTGCAAACCCCACTGCAGCCATGGTTGCGATCGCGTATTCGGCCGTTGCTGCACCTTCTTCCAGTGTGAGGTTGGCCCAGATTTTCTTCAATTGTTTCTTCATGAGAGTTCTCCTTTCGACACCAAGTAGAGTCCACTCGGTTGCTGTAGAAAAACACCTGTATATAAGAGGTGGAAAATCTCTCTAGTACAAGGTTGTGGAGGAGATAACACTTGCCACCAACGGGAGCACCCCCACAGCAATAAATGCGGGGAGAACGCACACCCCGAGGGGAATCATGAGCTTGACACCTAAACGCTCTATGGCTTCATGTGAGGTGCTTCGTGCACGATCGCGCAACAGTTCTGCGTGAGCATGCAGTAGGTCGCTCAAAGCAACACCTGTTCGTGTTGAAAGCTCCATAAATTCATCACACTGCTCAAGCTCGACATGATCAGTGAGATAGTCATTAGCTATTTCTTGAGCACACTGACGTGCATGCCTCAATGAGGCCCCGGAGCGTAAAGCCATCGCCATTACTTCAGTCGGCATTCCATTAGCCCACGTGGTGTGTTCTGCTGTTGCAACGAGCGAGGCAGACCACGTATGTGCAAGCCACATCAACCCGGCCGCCACAACAAGCAAAAACCAGCCCACAGGTTGAAACAATAAAAAAGCGAGCGGGTTGTAGCCGGCAGCCATCCCTCCCACAATCGCAATGCCCGGCAAAATCATGACCAGTTTGGTCGCAGCTTGTGGCCCTGCAAGTTGGCTTCGAGCTTCGCGAGAATTTCGGGATGCGTGAGCAAGCGCATGCGACAGTGACACAAGTATGTCTTTCAGCGGTGCCCCAAGGTCAATGCCCAATCGCCACACATCTGCGAGGAAAGCCAGCGGTGTAGGTGGTTTATTGGCGAAGAACTCTTCGCGCTCAACCCGAGCATGCATAAGTGCTTGATGGGGGCTCAGCCCCGCGACGAGCAGCATGGCTAACAGTTGTGAGAGTGCAGCGACCTCACCCAAATCGTCACGAGCTGCCGAGGCGGAGCGGCTGAATCTCGAGTGAATGAGAGTTCCGAGCAAATGTGCCCATTTGTGCAATACGTCGACCATGTTCACCTCGCTCCACATGAACAACAAGGTCGACTGCCCCGTGAACCAAGGTTGTGAGCAACGGCTCACTCAAACCAGAGAGGAAACCGAGTGCTCGCAATCGTGTAGGGACATCACTCAATGAGTTGGCGTGTAACGTCATCCCGCCACCAGTGTGGCCTGTGTTCAAGGCGCTAAGCACGGCACCGATTTCACTACCGCGACATTCACCAAGGACAAGCCGGTCTGCCCGCATACGCAAAGCCTGTGGCACAAGCTGTTCGAGGGTTAGACCACCCACGCCTTCATTATTTGCTTGCCTAGCCTCCAAAGTGATGACGTGTGGGTGCCGTATGTGTAATTCAGCCACGTCTTCCAACACGAGAATACGCTGGTGTGGATCGGCATCAGATAAAAGGAGGGCCAACAAAGAGGTCTTCCCTGCACCTGCTGCACCCGTAATTAGAAGTGTCTTTTGTGAGTGCACGGCTGCCTGAAGATACTCATGCTGCTGAAGGCTGAGATAGCCCTGTTCCAGGAGCTTTTTCCACGTTAGGTCGTGGTGACGAGATATACGAATAGAGATTGCTGTTCCGTGAGCGGCGACCGGAGCGAGCACAGTATGAACACGAATACCGCCCTCAAGTCGGACGTCAACACAAGGGTGGGCAATATCTAAGTGACGCCCGCCTCGGTCTATTAGCTCAACAGCGAGCGCTCGGACCTCTTTCTCTGTTGCCTGCCAGCCAGGAACTAGAATGAGGCCCGATCCTTGATCGACCCACATTCCTGCATTACTCGAGATGAGGATGTCAGTGACGAGGGGATTGCGAATCTGGGTATCCAACAGGGCAAACATGGCCTCAAATTAGAGAAAAAATTCATCAGATGAGAATTTTTGGACCAAATTGGGGGTATTTGTACCCCTTTTGCCCCTGTGGAGGACAGGTCATGTGTATCCGAAAGACCTCACACACAGAGGAAGGCGACACCAGTTGGGGGGAACGGTGTCGCCTTCGTGGCGCCAGATTGGGGGAATCGGCGGCGCCACCAGTCAGATACGAAGCTCTGAACAATATGAGTGTAAGGCATTTTTCTGAAAATATTCTGTACCCCGAGTACAAAAAGTAACTTTGTATACAAAGTGTGATTTTGGGGGTAATCTCGTATCAGACTTTGATAGAACTTTGTCACCACCCAATGAAGTGAGGTGCTCAAATGAGCAACAACATTGACAACCTGATGCACGAGGAACGTCGCTTTCCCCCCAGCGCAGAATTTACTGCCCAGGCTGTAGGAAAAGCTGACCTTTACGAGGCGGCCAAGAAAGATCGCCTTGGTTTCTGGGACAAGCAAGCCAAAGAACTGCTTCACTGGCACAAGCCATACACTCGCGTGCTCGACTGGAGCGACGCTCCTGTCGCCAAATGGTTCGAAGATGGTGAGTTGAATGTGGCTTACAACTGTCTAGATCGACACGTTCTCGCCGGTAATGGTGACCGCGTTGCACTCTATGCCGAGGGTGAGCCCGGAGATCAGCGTGTATACACATACAGTGAATTGACCGCTGAAGTAAAGCGGGTTGCAAATGTGTATCTCTCGCTGGGTATCACCGCTGGTGACCGTATCGCGATTTATATGCCCATGATTCCTGAAGCCGTGATCGCCATGCTTGCTTCGGCACGCATTGGCGCGGTTCACACCGTTGTCTTTGGTGGATTTAGCTCCGACAGCCTCCGCAGCCGAATCGATGATGCTGAAGCAAAGCTTGTGGTGACAGCCGACGGCGGGTGGCGCAAAGGTAAAGTATTCCCTCTCAAGCCCACTGTTGATGCAGCACTCGAGGCTCACGGTGGTGGCAGCACAGTCACGAATGTTCTCGTAGTCAAGCGTGGCGAGAACGAGGTTGAGTGGACTGAGGGTCGTGACGTCTGGCTTCACGAGGCTATGGCCGGTGTTGACGCAGAACACGAAGCACAGGGTTTCCCCGCAGAGCACCCACTTTTCATTCTGTATACATCCGGTACAACCGGTAAGCCCAAGGGTATTTTGCACACCACCGGTGGCTACCTCACCCAGGCAGCATTTACCCACAAAAACATCTTCGATCTTCACGAAGAAAAAGATGTTTACTGGTGCACCGCAGATGTGGGCTGGATTACGGGCCACTCCTACGTTGTCTATGGTCCACTCGCTAACGGGGCAACCCAGGTGGTCTACGAAGGAACGCCTGACACACCTCACCCAGGTCGCTGGTGGGAAATCATCGAGAAGTACAAAGTCTCGATTCTCTACACCGCGCCAACTGCAATCCGTTCCTTCATGAAACTTGGGCGGGAAATCCCTGCCAAGTTTGACCTCTCCAGCATCCGTGTACTCGGATCCGTAGGTGAGCCCATTAACCCCGAAGCATGGATTTGGTATCACGACATCATCGGCGGCGGAACAGCGCCGATCGTCGACACCTGGTGGCAGACCGAGACCGGCGCAATCATGATTGCGGCGCTCCCAGGAGTCACCACCCTCAAGCCAGGTTCAGCACAAGTACCCATTCCTGGAGTTGTCATCGACATTCTCGACGAACAGGGTGTTCCTCAGGAGAAGAACTCTGGAGGATTGTTGGTCATCTCAGAACCTTGGCCTTCCATGCTCCGCGGAATTTGGGGAGACCCAGCACGATTCCAGGAAACCTACTGGGAAAAGTTTGGAGATAAGTACTTCGCCGGCGATGGTGCTCGTTACGACTCAGATGGTGACATTTGGCTCTTGGGCCGCGTCGATGACGTGATGAATGTCTCCGGTCACCGTCTCTCCACTGCAGAGATCGAATCTGCACTGGTGGGCAACAACATCGTTGCTGAGGCTGCCGTTGTTGGCGCTGCCGATGAGACAACAGGTCAGGCAGTGGTTGCTTTCGTCATCCTGAAGAAGAGCCACGTCGATGACCAGACTCCAGAGGAAGCAAGCGCCATCCTCCGTAAACACGTTGCGGACCAAATTGGTGCAATTGCTCGCCCTTCAAAGGTGTACATCGTTGAAGAGCTTCCCAAAACTCGTTCTGGCAAGATCATGCGCCGTCTTCTCCAGGACGTCGCTGAAGGTCGCGAGATTGGTGACACCACCACGCTGACAGACACTGGTGTGCTCAGCATCATCAGTGCTCAAGTTCACTAAACGAAGCACGAACACACTGAACCCCAGGCCACAGGCCTGGGGTTCAGTGTTGTTGGTCCAGAACTACGTGAACGAAACGATGATTTCTACTTCAACGGGAGCATCAAGTGGCAAAACAGCGACACCAACCGCTGAACGAGCGTGAATTCCTGCATCTCCGAAGATTTCTCCGAGGACCTCAGATGCACCGTTAATCACACCGGGCTGTCCCGTGAAAGCAGGGTCACTGGCGACAAAGCCCACAACCTTGACCACGCGGGTGACACGGTTAAGGTCACCGAGTACTGACTTAACTGCGGCGAGCGCATTGAGTGCACAGGTGCGTGCATACTCTTTAGCGTCGGAGGCAGGCATGAGGCCGTGGCCTTCACCGACTTTGCCAGTGGCAGGAAGTGCACCAGAGACCATTGGCAACTGGCCTGATGTGAACACCAGGTCACCCTGAATGACCGCCGGAGTGTAGGCAGCAACCGGGGGGACGAGATCAGGGATATCAATGCCGAGCTCAGCAAGGCGGTCGTCAATGTTTGCCATGTTGTGTCCTTCGTTTGTGGCTCGAGTTGAGTCTATTCAGCAAGTGGTCGTTTGAGATAGGCGACAAGTCCGCCTTCAGGTCCAGTCACTATTTGGACGAGTTCCCAGCCCTCAGTTCCCCACGTATTGAGGATGGCAGTGGTGTTGTGAATCAGAAGTGGAGTGGTGGTGTACTCCCATTTTGTGGCGCTCATGGCTCTCCGTTCGGTAGTTTCTCAGAAATCCGGGATAAATTAGAGTCTATGTTTGCCAAGAAGCCCTCGAAGTCAGGACTGGTCGGAGGACTGCTCGCGTTTGTCGGCATGAGTGCCGTTGCGTCAGTACTTATTGCAGCCGCTGTAACCCCCGCTATCGCGGTTACCGGCCTCACCACCAACAGTGCTTTGGGTGTCTTTGACGAGTTGCCCGAATATTTGAAAATTAACCAGCTCGCGGAAAAGACCAGTATCTACGCCAAAGCATCAGATGGTTCTGATGTTCTTCTTGCATCGTTCTACGCCCAGAACCGTGTCACGGTTCCTCTGGATGAAATTTCTCCCTACGTCATTGACGCAGCAATCGCGACCGAGGATCCCCGCTTTTATGAGCACGGTGGCGTTGACCTCATTGGTACCGCTCGTGCAATCCTCTCGAACGCATCCGGTGGGGATGTTCAAGGCGGTTCATCCATCAGCCAGCAGTACGTCAAGAACATTCTGGTTCAGCGTGCTGAGGAGCTCGCAGACCCCGACGCTCGTAAGGCTGCCTACATCGCTGCTACCCAGACCAGCATTGAGCGCAAGCTCAAAGAAATGAAGCTGGCTATCAGCATTGAGTCGAAATACTCGAAAGAGGAAATTCTCAATGGTTATTTGAACATTGCTTCTTTCGGTGGTCGTACTTACGGAATCGAAGCAGCAGCTCAGTACTACTTTGGCGTAAAGGCGAAAGACCTCACACTTGCTCAGGCAGCAAGTTTGATTGCCACGGTAAATAACCCAAACAACCTCCGTATTGACTACGAAGAAAACATTCAGGCAAACACTGACCGTCGAAACTACGTTCTAGAGCGAATGCTTGCCGAAGGCAAGATCACGCAGAAGGAATACGCGGCTGCTGTTGCAGAACCTGTGACCCCTGTCATCACACCACCCAGCACTGGTTGTCAGACTGCTGGTGGAGCTGCATTCTTCTGTGACTACGTCACCTGGGTGATCAAAAACGACAAAGCCTTCGGCGCAACTGAGGATGAGCGTTGGAACAACTTCCAGCGTGGTGGATACAAAATCATGACCACCCTCAACCTGGACGTTCAGGCAGCAACCAATGCTGCTATTGACGAGCGCGTTGCCAAAGTGGTTGATGAAGGAAACATCGCTGCAGCCTCTGTCTCGGTAGAGGTAGGAACAGGACGCATTTTGGCGATGGGTCAAAGCAAGGATTACTCCGCTGATCCTGAGGTGGTTGCAACTGGAGCTAACTACACCTCCGTGAACTACAGCACTGATTCGCGTTACGGAAGCTCCACCGGGTTCCCTGTGGGTTCGACCTACAAGGTCTTCACTCTCACTGAATGGCTGAAGAACGGTCACGGCCTCAACGAAATGGTTGACGGCAAGAACCGTATTTGGACCGGTAAAGAGTTCACCAACAGCTGTGAAGGTGTGGGAGATCTCAACAACTGGAACCTACAAAACTTCGACGGTCGTGGAACTGGTCGTGTCTGGTCTGCTCTGCAGTCTCTGATCAACTCGTGGAACACCAACTTCATGATGATGGCGTCCAAGCTGGACCTGTGCAAGATCCGCAAGACTGCCGAAAGTTTTGGTGTTCACCGCGCTGACCTGAATACACTCACCAGCAACCCCATGGCTGTGTTGGGATCTAACGAAATTGCACCATTGACTATGGCCGTGGCAGCTGCGGGCTTCGCCAACAATGGCAAGGTATGTACCGCAATTGCCATCGATGAAATCACAGACCGCAATGGCAAGAAGGTTGATCCGCCTAAGTCCAAGTGCAACCAGGCTGTTCAACCCAACATCGCCAACACTGTCGCATATGCCATGTCTCGAGTTATCGAAGGATCGGCTCGATGGGCTTCTCCTAACGACGGCGTTCCTTTCATCTCTAAGACCGGTACCTCGGATAACTCCGAGCACAACTGGATGATGGGTACCACCACTAAGGTCTCCACCGTCTCCTGGATTGGTAACGTAACCGGCCACACGAACGTGGGTGAGTATGTCTTCCCTCCTTATGTCTTCGTTCAAGGCATTTGGCGCCAAGTGATGGCAACCGCCAATAGCATTTATGGTGGAGATGCCTTCCCGGCACCAGATCCCAATTTGATGAAGGGTAAGTCTGTTGCCGTCCCAGCAATTGACGGCCTGACCCTCAAGCAAGCTCAAGAACTCATTGAAAGCGTTGGCCTGACCTTCAAAGACGGCGGCGAGATGGACTCTGAGAAGCCCAAGGGAACCGTCGTCAAATCAGATCCACCTTCGGGTGAAAACACCGCTGTGGGTGCTGAAATCACGGTTTACACCAGTAACCAGTCACTTGTAGCTGGCCCTGGAACTACGCTTGGCATGACTCAAGCTGCCGCAACCAGTAGCCTGCAATCTGGTGGTTGGGTTGTCCAAGTTATCTTGGCTCCAAGCCCCACACCAACGCCTTGTCCTAGCACCCCTCCTGTTGACCCCAACAACCCCAATGTGATTCCGGCTCCAGTACAAAGCACCTGTCCTGCACCACCAAGTCCAAATGTGGGCAAGGTCATTGCTCAGGACATAGTGGGTGGTTTTGTGAAACCTGGTGCCACTGTGACAATTACGGTTCAGCAATAGCTCGCTGATGGACAAGTTTGTTCGTGATGCGCTCCTCGGAGTAGGTGTCGCCGCTGCCGGCGCCCTGGTCTGGGGGACGCTCATTGAACGGAACCAGTTCACCCTTCGTGAAGTCGAAGCCAAAGTTCTCGAGCCTGGTGCACAACCTCTTCGTGTTCTTCACATTTCAGATCTGCATCTTGCCCCCTGGCAAAAAGGGAAGATCGAGTGGATCAAGTCATTAGCTGCATTGTCCCCCGATCTTGTAGTGGACACCGGTGACAACCTCGGTCATATCAATGCTCTACCTGCCGTAGAAGAGGCACTGTCTGCCTTCCGGGGCATTCCTGGAGTGTTTGTTAATGGTTCCAACGACTACTTTGCTCCCGAGTTCAAAAATCCTTTCACTTATTTCGCTGGCCCCTCACAGGCGAAGACCCATGCGACTGTGCTGGACACAGCAGGACTGCAGCACTTCCTAACCACCGATTTAGGTTGGGCAAACCTCAACAACAAAGCTGCCTCCATCCAAATCGGTGATCGCCGGTTAGATTTCATGGGTGTTGATGACCCCCACCGCAACTTTGACTCACTTTCTCGCATGGAACGCGCATTAGAAAGCCTGCAGTCGGAAGACATTTTTGAAGAAACTGCACCTGAGCTCACAATCGGTGTGGCACACGCTCCTTATCAACGCATTCTGAACGAGTTCGTTGCCCAGGGTGCTCAAGTGTTGTTTGCTGGCCACACCCACGGAGGTCAGGTTTGCGTTCCAGGATTTGGAGCATTGGTGACAAACTGCGATATCCCTCGTGATCAAGTCAAGGGATTAAGCACTTGGCGCCACGGCGCCCACACAGCGGCTTTGAACGTCTCGGCAGGCCTAGGAACATCCATTTATGCTCCCGTGCGATTTGCGTGCCCTCCTGAGGCTTCTTTAGTCACTCTCAGCCCTAGAGACTAGTTAGGGACGCCCCAGGCTGCTGTAATGGAAGCCTGCGGCTCTCCACCTGTCAGGATCTAAAACATTTCTGGCGTCCACGATCCGTTTGTGAGCCATCAAATCTCCAGCTGCCCGAGGGTCTAATCCAACAAACTCAGGCCACTCAGTGACCAAGACGGCGATATCCGCACCCACCAGAACTTGCTCAAGAGTGTCTGCGACGTTGAGTTCGGGGAATCGCTGCAACGCAGGTCCGTGAGCTTGAGGGTCATAAGCAACAACATCTGCTCCTGCCGCACGTAAACCGTGAGCAACATCCAAAGCTGGCGAGTCACGAACGTCATCTGAGTGGGGCTTGAATGCCAGCCCCAACACTGCCACTCGCAGGCCTACGACATCCCCTCCAGAATCGGCAATAACACGGGCAATAACTCGCTCACGCTGCCGGAGGTTAATGGCATCCACTTCATCTAAGAACGCGACCGAGGATCCTAGGCCGAGTTCATGAGCACGAGCAGAGAAAGCTCTGATGTCCTTGGGCAAACACCCGCCACCAAAGCCCACTCCAGCGTTAAGAAATTTCCTGCCAATCCGCGCGTCAAAACCTATGGCATCTGCAAGCTCGGTGACATTTGCGCCCGTTGCTTCAGCAATCTCGCTCATGGCGTTGATGAAACTAATCTTTGTTGCCAGAAACGCATTAGCTGCGGTTTTGACCAGCTCTGCGGTGGCAAGGTCTGTCTCCACAACCGGCGTTCCAGAGGCAATCGCTTGTGAGTACACATCCCTAAGTGCAACGCGTGCCTGCTGTGCACCAGGGCCCGCTCCATAACCAAAGACCAAACGGTCTGGCGAGAGAGTGTCCTTGATGGCGAAGCCCTCACGTAAAAATTCTGGATTCCAAGCCAGGGTCGCCGAACTGCCTGCTGATAGAAGCTTGAGCGCTAAAGCTTCTGCTGTGCCAACCGGAACGGTGCTCTTTCCCACAATGACATCTGTTGATCCCAGATGAGGAATCAGAGAATCTAAAGCTGCGTGTACATAGCGAAGATCTGCCGCGCCACTGTTCTCACTTTGGGGTGTTCCCACAGCAATGAAGTGCAGCGATGCCTCCTCAACTTCACTGATGTCTGTTGTGAAACGCAGCCGCCCAGAGGCTAAAGATGAGGCAAGTATTTCAGGCAAACCCGGTTCAAAGAAGGGCGGTTTACCGTGAGCAAGTGCATCAATTTTCGCCGAGTCAACATCCACGGCAATAACCTCATGCCCAAGATCGGCCATGGCTGTTGCATGCACTGCACCCAGATAGCCGCAACCGATGACTGAGATGCGCATGGTGAAAAACTAGCTAAAGTCGGGGTCTGGCTCGAAAGAATAGGCAACAGGCCACTGACGACGGCCGGCGTTGAGAACACCGTTGCTCTCGATGAGGTAGCAGTTTCCGCACAAAGGCTCATAAGTGACTGCGACGCCATCAATGGCAAGCTGATCGCCGTCAAAGATAAAGCGGTCGTTATATTTGCGAGCGTTAAAGAT from Aurantimicrobium sp. MWH-Uga1 encodes:
- a CDS encoding Rv3654c family TadE-like protein, translating into MRTDRGSSSSATLILVSGVISVTSFLFVCGSALVMYERAQAVTDQAALEAADAASGRIPGYPCDRAERLAQKHQLNFETCSVDNLSARVTMKVTVLGFLIETRAKAGPKNMLR
- a CDS encoding RidA family protein; this translates as MANIDDRLAELGIDIPDLVPPVAAYTPAVIQGDLVFTSGQLPMVSGALPATGKVGEGHGLMPASDAKEYARTCALNALAAVKSVLGDLNRVTRVVKVVGFVASDPAFTGQPGVINGASEVLGEIFGDAGIHARSAVGVAVLPLDAPVEVEIIVSFT
- a CDS encoding ATPase, T2SS/T4P/T4SS family — protein: MFALLDTQIRNPLVTDILISSNAGMWVDQGSGLILVPGWQATEKEVRALAVELIDRGGRHLDIAHPCVDVRLEGGIRVHTVLAPVAAHGTAISIRISRHHDLTWKKLLEQGYLSLQQHEYLQAAVHSQKTLLITGAAGAGKTSLLALLLSDADPHQRILVLEDVAELHIRHPHVITLEARQANNEGVGGLTLEQLVPQALRMRADRLVLGECRGSEIGAVLSALNTGHTGGGMTLHANSLSDVPTRLRALGFLSGLSEPLLTTLVHGAVDLVVHVERGEHGRRIAQMGTFARNSHSLEIQPLRLGSS
- a CDS encoding TadE family protein yields the protein MHSRSEGSVTAELAMVLPVIILILGICLQAIAALGTQLSNASLARQAAQELARGVDGALVSRALHSANSKALFRQSAESDVICVTLQQNIGPGPLEWIVPQIRVRECVLDAH
- the topA gene encoding type I DNA topoisomerase, whose product is MSSTKKLVIVESPAKAKTIGKYLGDDYEVLASVGHIRDLPKPSELPADMKKGPFGKFAVNVEDGFQPYYVVSENSKKTVAELKKALKSADELYLATDEDREGEAISWHLLEVLKPKVPVHRMVFHEITKEAIQAAQENTRELDTALVDAQETRRILDRLYGWEMSDVMRRRVGPGTSAGRVQTVALRLVVDRERERMAFTSANYWDLLATLGTTTEASTQFEAKLVRIGGNTIASGKDFNDNGELTTKASLLSEEAAVALAAALRESTTEITVAGLETKPYTRRPSAPFTTSTLQQEASRKLKFSSKQTMSIAQGLYENGYITYMRTDSPSLSGQAIAAARTQATTLYGADQVADAPRQYSGKSKNAQEAHEAIRPAGETFKTPAELENVLRGNEWKLYDLIWKRTVASQMADAKGQTATVTVKATPASGESVEFTASGTVITFRGFLNAYEESTDEERNAQDAQAEAKLPVMTEGQKLILAEVEAKGHDTTPPPRYTEATLVKKLEELGIGRPSTYASILGLIVDRGYVTPKGSAFVPAWVAFSIVRLMQEHYTDLVDYAFTAEMEEDLDKIAGGEGTGSQWLKKFYFGEPGHHGLREILDNIGDIDPRELNTFPVGDTGAAIRVGKYGPYIEVANPDATEDEKPRIVNIPLDLAPDELTPEKVQELIDAPIVTDRVLGINPENGKTVVSKDGRFGPYVTELEPEPEVALDEAEIDPATGEVVEVKKKKRVAKAEVVKPRTASLFKSMDPATVDLETALKLLNLPREVGVDPESGEVITSQNGRYGAYLKKGTDTRSLENEDQIFAIDLAGALELFAQPKYGARKAASAIKEFDADPESGKPIKIKDGRFGPYVTDGTTNATIPRGEVPEEIDFDRAVELLAIKRAKGPVVRKKAAAKKPAAKKKTTKKVGDTIVVKKAGAKKAATTLGKSGISSKASE
- a CDS encoding DUF4244 domain-containing protein, which encodes MKKQLKKIWANLTLEEGAATAEYAIATMAAVGFAGLLVAILRGDEVKAILTDMVRRALTFGG
- the acs gene encoding acetate--CoA ligase is translated as MSNNIDNLMHEERRFPPSAEFTAQAVGKADLYEAAKKDRLGFWDKQAKELLHWHKPYTRVLDWSDAPVAKWFEDGELNVAYNCLDRHVLAGNGDRVALYAEGEPGDQRVYTYSELTAEVKRVANVYLSLGITAGDRIAIYMPMIPEAVIAMLASARIGAVHTVVFGGFSSDSLRSRIDDAEAKLVVTADGGWRKGKVFPLKPTVDAALEAHGGGSTVTNVLVVKRGENEVEWTEGRDVWLHEAMAGVDAEHEAQGFPAEHPLFILYTSGTTGKPKGILHTTGGYLTQAAFTHKNIFDLHEEKDVYWCTADVGWITGHSYVVYGPLANGATQVVYEGTPDTPHPGRWWEIIEKYKVSILYTAPTAIRSFMKLGREIPAKFDLSSIRVLGSVGEPINPEAWIWYHDIIGGGTAPIVDTWWQTETGAIMIAALPGVTTLKPGSAQVPIPGVVIDILDEQGVPQEKNSGGLLVISEPWPSMLRGIWGDPARFQETYWEKFGDKYFAGDGARYDSDGDIWLLGRVDDVMNVSGHRLSTAEIESALVGNNIVAEAAVVGAADETTGQAVVAFVILKKSHVDDQTPEEASAILRKHVADQIGAIARPSKVYIVEELPKTRSGKIMRRLLQDVAEGREIGDTTTLTDTGVLSIISAQVH